Genomic window (Tardiphaga sp. vice304):
CGTCGTGACGATGCCGATCGGCAGCACCGGCTCGGTCTCGTCGAGTTCGACGCGAAACGCGCCGACCAGTTTAGCCAGCGCCAGCGTCGCCTCGACCAGCGCGAAATGCGCGCCGATGCAGACCCGGGCGCCGACGCCGAACGGCAGATAGGCATAGCGGTCCGGCGCCGGCGCGCCCGGCATGAAGCGGTCCGGCATGAACGCATTGGGCTGCTCCCACAGCCGCTCGTGGCGATGCAGCAGCCACGGCGCGATCAGGATCACGTCGTTTTTGACAACAGCCTCGCCGCCGAGTGAATCCGGGCCGGCGGCTGCACGCGCAATCAGGAAGGCCGGCGGATATAGCCGCATCGTCTCGTCGATCACCGCGCGGGTGAATTTCAAGGCCTCGAATCCGGCGCCATCCCCGGCGGCGTGGGCTTCCGCGGCGACGCGATCCTGCGTCTCCGGATCGAGCGCCAGCAGATACAGCGCCCAGAACAGCGCCGTGGCCGTCGTCTCGTGGCCGGCCAAAATCATGGTCGCCACCTGGTCGCCTAGCTGCGCATCGGAGAAGGCGTCGTTGGTTTCCGGATCGCGTGCGGCGACCATCAGGTCGAACAAGTCGCGCGGCGGGGCGCCCTCAAGCTTGCCGGCGGCGCGACGCTCGGCGATCAGCATCGCGACGAAGCGGGTCCAGCGCTTGCGGAAGAAGTGCCGCGAAATGTCCTGCGGCGTCGGCCAGCCCAATGGCAGCAGCAGGTCGAGGAAATGCGGCCGCGCCAAATTCATGCCGTAGTCGATCACGAAGTCGCGCAGCGCGCGGCCATGGCGCGCCATGCCGGTGGAAAACATGGTGCGGCCGGCGATCTCCAGCGTCATCCGCTGCATCACCTCGCGGAGATCGACCGTGCCTTGCACCTTGTGTAGTTCGGCGACCGTCTCGTCGATTGCCGAGAGCATGTGTGGGATCAGTGTGCTGACCGCGCGCGGCGTGAAGGCCGGCGCCAGCGTGCGGCGCTGGTGCTTCCAGGCGCGCCCTTCGGCCAGCAGCAGGCCTTCACCGAGCATCGGCCGCAACACGCGGATGCCGGCGGGGGTCCGGGTGTAGTTCTCGTAATTGTCCACCAGCACATGGCGGATGTCGTCTGGCGCGTTCAGGATGAAGCTGGCATGGCCGAAGAAGCGACCCTTGACGATGTCGTCCTCGTAGGCGCGCTGACCCCAGGTGTCGATGGCGCTCTTGCGCATCAAGGCCATCCGGCCAAACGGCCCCATATTTTCCGGCGCCCGCGGCGGCGCCGGCGGTACCAGCGGCGCGCGGGCAGGGATGTCGATCGTCTCGGCGATGCTCATGGCCCCAGTGAAGCTATCAATCCAGGCGCCATGATGGCGCCTTCAGAGGGTGAATTCGGCCAGCGTGACGCGGTTTTCCGCCGCCGGCCAGGCCCGCGCGACGAGGCGCTCCTCGTTGCACAGGGCGACCACCGGCCGGCCGATCTCGGCGGCGGGAAGTCGAACGGTGGCCAGCGAGTCCGTCGGCACGCCAGCCTTGATGTCGGCCGGCTCCTTGCCGTCGAGCGCCACGATGTCGCGCGGCAGGCCGAAATAGCCGCGCGGCCGCGACATCATCACCACGGCGCCGACGCCGGCGTCGGCGGGCCCCAGCGCCCGGCCGGGGCGCAGATGCACGACATCCGACGAGCGCGGGAACGGCGAGCGATAGAAATGGGTGATGGGTGCGCCGGGTGCGGCGAGCACGATTTCCAGCGGCCAGGTCGGCTCGACCTGCGCTGTTCCCCAGCGGCCGTCAGGGCCGGTCGTGGCGCGATGCACGGCGCCGCCGATCCGCTCACCGGTCTCGGGCGCCACGCAAAAAATCTCGACGGTGGCGCCGGCTACCGGCCGGTTGGTCGGCACGCCGCCGGCCATGCCGGTGACAAGACCGCCGAGCCGCACCGCTGGCTCGGCCTCGACGGCGATGCGGGCTGGTTCACGACCGGCAATGAATTTGTAGATTTCGCGGAACGCGCGCGGGTGAAAGCCGACCTCGCGGTGGTCGAGCGTGCCGAGTACCAGATTGGTGGCGCCGCGCAGCGCCGGGCCGTCGGAGGTGATGCCGGTCGACGTCCCCGGCTTGCCGGCAAAGCGGCCGTCCGGCTGGGCGTATTTGTCG
Coding sequences:
- a CDS encoding hydrolase is translated as MMMSRRTILLGAAALPLAATALVSKAVAQTGTGTITSPSDIPPILFVHGNGDHAALWMTQLWRMESNGMARDRLMAINFTDPLSRSDDGVEQPNRSSTTQQRRELGEAIAELKRRTGAARVALVANSRGGYAVRNYIRNGGAADVSHAVLCGVPNHGVYAWSDNPGSEFNGNGPFLRELNGGEGQEVTDGTAFLTLRGDGTDKYAQPDGRFAGKPGTSTGITSDGPALRGATNLVLGTLDHREVGFHPRAFREIYKFIAGREPARIAVEAEPAVRLGGLVTGMAGGVPTNRPVAGATVEIFCVAPETGERIGGAVHRATTGPDGRWGTAQVEPTWPLEIVLAAPGAPITHFYRSPFPRSSDVVHLRPGRALGPADAGVGAVVMMSRPRGYFGLPRDIVALDGKEPADIKAGVPTDSLATVRLPAAEIGRPVVALCNEERLVARAWPAAENRVTLAEFTL
- a CDS encoding cytochrome P450; amino-acid sequence: MSIAETIDIPARAPLVPPAPPRAPENMGPFGRMALMRKSAIDTWGQRAYEDDIVKGRFFGHASFILNAPDDIRHVLVDNYENYTRTPAGIRVLRPMLGEGLLLAEGRAWKHQRRTLAPAFTPRAVSTLIPHMLSAIDETVAELHKVQGTVDLREVMQRMTLEIAGRTMFSTGMARHGRALRDFVIDYGMNLARPHFLDLLLPLGWPTPQDISRHFFRKRWTRFVAMLIAERRAAGKLEGAPPRDLFDLMVAARDPETNDAFSDAQLGDQVATMILAGHETTATALFWALYLLALDPETQDRVAAEAHAAGDGAGFEALKFTRAVIDETMRLYPPAFLIARAAAGPDSLGGEAVVKNDVILIAPWLLHRHERLWEQPNAFMPDRFMPGAPAPDRYAYLPFGVGARVCIGAHFALVEATLALAKLVGAFRVELDETEPVLPIGIVTTQPNRSPKFRISRR